Proteins encoded within one genomic window of Streptomyces kaniharaensis:
- a CDS encoding TerD family protein, translating to MVVTLAKGGNVSLSKAAPNLTQVQIGLGWSARSTTGAPFDLDASALICGGGRVLGDEYFVFYNNLKSPEGSVEHTGDNLTGGEESGDDEVVLVNLELIPAQADKVVFAVSIYDAESRLQNFGQVRNAYIRVVNSVDGQEIARYDLTEDASSETAMIFGELYRYAGEWKFRAVGQGYASGLRGIALDFGVNVQ from the coding sequence ATGGTTGTCACGCTCGCCAAGGGCGGGAACGTCTCGCTCAGCAAGGCCGCACCGAATCTGACGCAGGTGCAGATCGGTCTCGGCTGGTCCGCCCGCTCGACCACGGGCGCACCGTTCGACCTCGACGCGAGCGCACTGATCTGCGGCGGGGGCCGGGTGCTCGGTGACGAGTACTTCGTGTTCTACAACAACCTCAAGAGCCCGGAGGGCTCCGTCGAGCACACCGGTGACAACCTCACCGGTGGCGAGGAGTCCGGCGACGACGAGGTGGTCCTGGTCAACCTGGAGCTGATCCCGGCCCAGGCGGACAAGGTGGTCTTCGCGGTGTCGATCTACGACGCCGAGTCGCGCCTGCAGAACTTCGGCCAGGTGCGCAACGCCTACATCCGGGTCGTCAATTCCGTGGACGGTCAGGAGATCGCCCGCTACGACCTCACCGAGGACGCGTCCAGCGAGACGGCGATGATCTTCGGCGAGCTGTACCGCTACGCGGGCGAGTGGAAGTTCCGCGCGGTGGGCCAGGGCTACGCATCCGGCCTCCGGGGCATCGCCCTCGATTTCGGCGTAAACGTACAGTAA
- a CDS encoding TerD family protein produces MGVSLSKGGNVSLTKEAPGLAAVIVGLGWDVRTTTGTDFDLDASALLCNDQGKVATDGNFVFFNNLRSPDGSVEHTGDNRTGEGEGDDEAIKVNLTSVPADVQKIVFPVSIYDAETRSQNFGQVRNAFIRVVNQADNNELARYDLSEDASTETAMVFGELYRSGGEWKFRAIGQGYASGLRGIAQDFGVNV; encoded by the coding sequence GTGGGAGTCAGCCTGAGCAAGGGCGGCAATGTCTCGCTCACCAAGGAGGCCCCGGGCCTCGCGGCCGTGATCGTCGGCCTGGGCTGGGACGTCCGGACCACCACCGGTACGGACTTCGACCTGGACGCCAGCGCGCTGCTCTGCAACGACCAGGGCAAGGTCGCCACGGACGGCAACTTCGTCTTCTTCAACAACCTGCGGAGCCCGGACGGCTCGGTCGAGCACACCGGTGACAACCGCACCGGCGAGGGCGAGGGCGACGACGAGGCGATCAAGGTCAACCTGACCTCCGTCCCGGCCGACGTCCAGAAGATCGTCTTCCCGGTCTCCATCTACGACGCCGAGACCCGGTCGCAGAACTTCGGCCAGGTGCGCAACGCGTTCATCCGCGTGGTCAACCAGGCCGACAACAACGAGCTGGCCCGCTACGACCTCTCCGAGGACGCCTCGACCGAGACCGCGATGGTCTTCGGCGAGCTGTACCGCAGCGGCGGCGAGTGGAAGTTCCGCGCCATCGGCCAGGGCTACGCCTCCGGCCTGCGCGGCATCGCCCAGGACTTCGGCGTCAACGTCTGA
- a CDS encoding peroxiredoxin, translating into MAIEVGTEAPDFELRNQHGELVRLSDFRGEKNVVLVFYPFSFTGVCTGEVCAIQKELPRLQNDEVQVLGVSNDSPFTQRVYADQEGLDYPLLSDFWPHGEVSRAYGVFNEEKGCALRGTFVIDKAGVVRWNVVNDLPDARDEQEYLKVLGAL; encoded by the coding sequence ATGGCCATCGAGGTCGGTACCGAGGCTCCGGACTTCGAGCTCAGGAACCAGCACGGCGAGCTGGTCCGGCTCTCCGACTTCCGGGGCGAGAAGAACGTCGTCCTGGTCTTCTACCCGTTCTCCTTCACCGGCGTCTGCACCGGCGAGGTCTGCGCGATCCAGAAGGAACTGCCGCGACTGCAGAACGACGAGGTCCAGGTGCTCGGCGTCTCCAACGACTCGCCGTTCACCCAGCGCGTCTACGCCGACCAGGAGGGCCTGGACTACCCGCTGCTGTCGGACTTCTGGCCGCACGGCGAGGTCTCCCGCGCCTACGGCGTCTTCAACGAGGAGAAGGGCTGCGCGCTGCGCGGCACCTTCGTGATCGACAAGGCGGGCGTGGTCCGCTGGAACGTCGTGAACGACCTCCCGGACGCCCGGGACGAGCAGGAGTACCTGAAGGTCCTCGGCGCGCTCTGA
- a CDS encoding DUF3052 domain-containing protein, translating into MSATADPADKSNPAARLGFEEGQIIQELGYDEDTDQDLREGIEEIIGADLVDEDYDDVADAVLLWHRDDDGDLTDALVDALEYLAEGGLIWLLTPKTGRDGHIEASDIADAARTAGLSQTSSIAIAKDWAATRLATKSAAKPGGKR; encoded by the coding sequence GTGAGCGCGACCGCGGACCCCGCGGACAAGTCCAACCCGGCGGCCCGTCTCGGCTTCGAAGAGGGCCAGATCATTCAGGAGCTGGGGTACGACGAAGACACTGACCAGGATCTCCGCGAAGGCATCGAGGAGATCATCGGGGCGGATCTCGTCGACGAGGACTACGACGACGTCGCCGACGCCGTCCTGCTGTGGCACCGCGACGACGACGGAGACCTCACCGACGCCCTCGTCGACGCCCTGGAATACCTGGCCGAGGGCGGTCTGATCTGGCTGCTGACGCCCAAGACCGGCCGTGACGGCCACATCGAGGCCTCCGACATCGCGGACGCGGCCCGCACCGCCGGCCTCTCCCAGACCAGCTCGATCGCGATCGCCAAGGACTGGGCGGCCACCCGCCTGGCGACCAAGTCCGCGGCCAAGCCGGGCGGCAAGCGCTGA
- the aceE gene encoding pyruvate dehydrogenase (acetyl-transferring), homodimeric type — protein sequence MASGSDRNPIIIGGLPSQVPDFDPEETAEWLESLDAAIDERGRERARYLMLRLIERAREKRVAVPEMRSTDYVNTIATKDEPFFPGNEEIERKILNATRWNAAVMVSRAQRPGIGVGGHIATFASSASLYDVGFNYFFRGKDAEGESGDQIFFQGHASPGIYARAFLLDRLTEQQLDAFRQEKSKAPYGLSSYPHPRLMPDFWEFPTVSMGLGPLGAIYQARMNRYLEHRGIKDTSDSQVYAFLGDGEMDEPESLGQLSLAAREGLDNLTFVVNCNLQRLDGPVRGNGKIIQELESQFRGAGWNVIKLVWDRSWDPLLAQDRDGVLVNKLNTTVDGQFQTYATETGAYIREHFFGGDLRLRAMVENMTDQQIQHLGRGGHDHKKIYAAFKAAREHKGQPTVILAQTVKGWTLGPNFEGRNATHQMKKLTVEDLKRFRDRLHLPITDKQLEEGYPPYYHPGRNSEEIQYMHDRRQELGGYVPTRKVRPRKLELPGDDAYKAVKKGSGNQTIATTMAFVRLLKDLMRDKGIGNRFVPIAPDEYRTFGMDSLFPSAKIYNPLGQTYESVDRDLLLAYKESPKGQMLHDGISEAGCTASLIAAGSAYATHGEPLIPVYVFYSMFGFQRTGDQFWQMADQLARGFVLGATAGRTTLTGEGLQHADGHSHLLASTNPGVVAYDPAYGFEIAHIVQDGLRRMYGSSAEHPNGEDVFYYLTVYNEPIKMPAEPENVDVEGILKGLHKYAPGTAGQIPAQILASGVAVPWALEAQRILAEEWNVKADVWSATSWNELRRDAVEAEEFNLLHPEEQQRVPYVTQKLQGAEGPVVAVSDWMRAVPDQIARWVPGQYQSLGADGFGFADTRGAARRFFHIDAQSVVLAVLTELSKQGKIDRSALKDAIDRYRLLDVAAADPGAAGGDA from the coding sequence GTGGCTTCCGGATCCGATCGCAACCCGATCATCATTGGCGGCCTTCCGAGTCAGGTCCCGGACTTCGATCCCGAGGAGACCGCGGAATGGCTGGAGTCGCTTGACGCGGCCATCGACGAGCGGGGGCGCGAGCGTGCCCGCTACCTGATGCTCCGCCTGATCGAGCGCGCCCGCGAGAAGCGTGTCGCCGTGCCCGAGATGCGCAGCACGGACTACGTCAACACCATCGCCACCAAGGACGAGCCGTTCTTCCCCGGCAACGAGGAGATCGAGCGCAAGATCCTCAACGCGACCCGGTGGAACGCGGCCGTCATGGTCTCCCGGGCCCAGCGCCCCGGCATCGGCGTGGGCGGCCACATCGCCACCTTCGCCTCCTCCGCGTCGCTGTACGACGTCGGCTTCAACTACTTCTTCCGTGGCAAGGACGCCGAGGGCGAGTCCGGCGACCAGATCTTCTTCCAGGGCCACGCCTCCCCGGGCATCTACGCCCGCGCGTTCCTGCTGGACCGACTCACCGAGCAGCAGCTCGACGCCTTCCGCCAGGAGAAGTCGAAGGCTCCGTACGGCCTCTCCAGCTACCCGCACCCGCGGCTGATGCCGGACTTCTGGGAGTTCCCGACCGTCTCGATGGGCCTCGGCCCGCTCGGCGCGATCTACCAGGCCCGGATGAACCGCTACCTGGAGCACCGCGGCATCAAGGACACCTCCGACTCGCAGGTGTACGCCTTCCTCGGCGACGGCGAGATGGACGAGCCCGAGTCGCTCGGCCAGCTGTCGCTGGCCGCCCGCGAGGGCCTGGACAACCTGACCTTCGTGGTCAACTGCAACCTGCAGCGCCTGGACGGCCCGGTCCGCGGCAACGGCAAGATCATCCAGGAGCTGGAGTCCCAGTTCCGGGGCGCCGGCTGGAACGTGATCAAGCTGGTCTGGGACCGTTCCTGGGACCCGCTGCTCGCCCAGGACCGCGACGGCGTCCTGGTGAACAAGCTGAACACCACGGTGGACGGCCAGTTCCAGACCTACGCCACCGAGACCGGTGCGTACATCCGCGAGCACTTCTTCGGCGGCGACCTGCGCCTGCGCGCCATGGTCGAGAACATGACCGACCAGCAGATCCAGCACCTGGGTCGCGGCGGCCACGACCACAAGAAGATCTACGCGGCGTTCAAGGCGGCCCGCGAGCACAAGGGCCAGCCGACGGTCATCCTCGCCCAGACCGTGAAGGGCTGGACGCTGGGCCCCAACTTCGAGGGCCGCAACGCCACCCACCAGATGAAGAAGCTGACGGTCGAGGACCTGAAGCGCTTCCGCGACCGGCTGCACCTGCCGATCACCGACAAGCAGCTCGAAGAGGGCTACCCGCCCTACTACCACCCGGGCCGCAACTCGGAAGAGATCCAGTACATGCACGACCGCCGCCAGGAGCTCGGCGGCTACGTGCCGACCCGCAAGGTGCGCCCGCGCAAGCTGGAGCTGCCCGGCGACGACGCGTACAAGGCGGTCAAGAAGGGGTCCGGCAACCAGACCATCGCCACCACCATGGCGTTCGTCCGGCTGCTCAAGGACCTCATGCGGGACAAGGGCATCGGCAACCGCTTCGTGCCGATCGCGCCCGACGAGTACCGCACCTTCGGCATGGACTCGCTCTTCCCGTCGGCGAAGATCTACAACCCGCTCGGCCAGACCTACGAGTCGGTCGACCGTGATCTGCTCCTCGCCTACAAGGAGTCGCCGAAGGGCCAGATGCTGCACGACGGCATCTCCGAGGCCGGCTGCACCGCCTCGCTGATCGCCGCCGGCTCGGCCTACGCCACCCACGGCGAGCCGCTGATCCCCGTGTACGTCTTCTACTCGATGTTCGGGTTCCAGCGCACCGGCGACCAGTTCTGGCAGATGGCCGACCAGCTGGCCCGCGGCTTCGTCCTCGGTGCCACCGCCGGTCGCACCACGCTGACCGGTGAGGGCCTGCAGCACGCCGACGGCCACTCGCACCTGCTGGCCTCGACCAACCCCGGCGTCGTCGCGTACGACCCGGCGTACGGCTTCGAGATCGCGCACATCGTCCAGGACGGTCTGCGCCGGATGTACGGCTCCAGCGCCGAGCACCCGAACGGCGAGGACGTGTTCTACTACCTCACCGTCTACAACGAGCCGATCAAGATGCCGGCCGAGCCCGAGAACGTGGACGTCGAGGGCATCCTCAAGGGTCTGCACAAGTACGCCCCGGGCACCGCCGGCCAGATCCCGGCCCAGATCCTCGCCTCCGGCGTGGCCGTGCCGTGGGCCCTGGAGGCCCAGCGCATCCTCGCCGAGGAGTGGAACGTCAAGGCCGACGTCTGGTCCGCGACCTCCTGGAACGAGCTGCGCCGCGACGCGGTGGAGGCCGAGGAGTTCAACCTGCTGCACCCCGAGGAGCAGCAGCGCGTCCCGTACGTCACCCAGAAGCTCCAGGGCGCCGAGGGCCCGGTCGTCGCCGTGTCCGACTGGATGCGCGCGGTGCCGGACCAGATCGCCCGCTGGGTGCCGGGCCAGTACCAGTCGCTGGGTGCCGACGGCTTCGGCTTCGCCGACACCCGCGGCGCGGCCCGTCGCTTCTTCCACATCGACGCGCAGTCGGTCGTCCTGGCGGTGCTCACCGAGCTCTCCAAGCAGGGCAAGATCGACCGCAGCGCCCTGAAGGACGCGATCGACCGCTACCGGCTGCTCGACGTGGCGGCGGCCGACCCGGGCGCCGCCGGCGGCGACGCCTGA
- a CDS encoding serine/threonine-protein kinase, which yields MGSHDDTAPGPPPAEEPRVIAGRYRLGELIGRGGMGTVWVAQDLKLGRQVAVKELTVSGVPESELPTLHSRMLQEARAAAQVRHPGVITVHDVLEQDGRPWIVMELIDGRSLADVIAEEGTLLPRDAARVGEQVAAALDQAHRHGVLHRDVKPANVLLERGGRVVLTDFGIAIMIGSPSLTRTGDIVGSPDYVAPERILGHRAGPESDLWSLGATLYAALEGQSPFHRTTTMSTLQAVIADPLPDPRNAGVLTPVLEALLRKDPSARPDAVEAVRMLREVAGGRTSGTLPHLPPEGPAPDYTRTQATPSTPIPGRATPPPAAGAPVGPPPAAGPLVPGYGPPVAPMPTGPPSPPGGYPGPPAPAERPGPDDDRGRRRRRVLAIAGSALALLLVGGVTYAVVNSTSSGPATPAVAPAASPSASVPSAPTPTPTPTPTAAPTPTVTATATVTAPATPAPATPAPATPAPALPPAPAGYRWVDDPAGFLVAVPQGWTRAEHGGQIDYSPDGGVHLLRFGVTPGATQSSEQHFLQLEQTVGQSRDYQRITLQANVYQGRDGAVWEFTFTDQRGPRHAIDQAFIAPNGTEYAIYMSAPAQEDWTTTQQRFNTVLNTFTVK from the coding sequence ATGGGCTCTCACGACGACACGGCACCCGGCCCGCCGCCGGCGGAGGAACCCCGGGTGATCGCCGGACGCTACCGGCTCGGCGAGCTGATCGGTCGCGGCGGCATGGGCACGGTGTGGGTGGCCCAGGACCTCAAGCTCGGGCGCCAGGTCGCGGTGAAGGAACTGACCGTCAGCGGTGTGCCGGAGAGCGAGCTGCCCACCCTGCACTCGCGGATGCTCCAGGAGGCCAGGGCGGCCGCCCAGGTCAGGCACCCGGGTGTGATCACCGTCCACGACGTGCTGGAGCAGGACGGCCGGCCGTGGATCGTCATGGAGCTGATCGACGGCCGCTCGCTCGCCGACGTCATCGCCGAGGAGGGCACCCTGCTGCCCCGGGACGCGGCCCGGGTCGGCGAGCAGGTGGCGGCCGCGCTGGACCAGGCGCACCGGCACGGCGTCCTGCACCGGGACGTCAAGCCCGCCAACGTGCTGCTGGAACGCGGCGGCCGGGTGGTGCTGACCGACTTCGGCATCGCGATCATGATCGGCTCGCCCAGCCTGACCAGGACCGGCGACATCGTCGGCTCCCCCGACTACGTCGCCCCCGAGCGGATCCTCGGCCACCGGGCGGGGCCGGAGTCGGACCTGTGGTCGCTGGGCGCCACGCTGTACGCGGCCCTGGAGGGGCAGTCGCCGTTCCACCGCACCACCACCATGAGCACGCTGCAGGCGGTCATCGCCGACCCGCTGCCCGACCCGCGCAACGCGGGCGTCCTGACCCCCGTCCTGGAGGCGCTGTTACGCAAGGACCCGTCCGCACGGCCGGACGCGGTCGAGGCCGTGCGCATGCTGCGCGAGGTGGCCGGCGGCAGAACGAGCGGTACCCTTCCGCACCTGCCGCCGGAGGGGCCCGCGCCCGACTACACCCGGACGCAGGCGACCCCGTCGACGCCGATACCCGGCCGGGCCACGCCTCCGCCGGCCGCGGGCGCACCGGTGGGCCCGCCACCGGCCGCGGGCCCCCTGGTGCCCGGGTACGGCCCGCCCGTGGCGCCCATGCCGACCGGCCCGCCGAGCCCGCCCGGCGGGTATCCCGGCCCGCCGGCACCGGCCGAGCGGCCGGGCCCGGACGACGACCGCGGCCGTCGGCGGCGCCGGGTGCTGGCGATTGCGGGGAGCGCACTGGCACTGCTGCTGGTGGGCGGTGTGACCTACGCGGTGGTCAACAGCACCTCCAGCGGGCCCGCGACCCCGGCCGTCGCCCCGGCCGCCTCGCCGTCGGCATCGGTCCCGTCCGCGCCGACCCCCACGCCCACCCCCACTCCCACCGCGGCGCCCACGCCAACCGTCACGGCCACGGCCACGGTCACGGCGCCGGCCACCCCCGCGCCCGCCACTCCCGCCCCGGCCACTCCAGCGCCCGCCCTGCCCCCGGCCCCCGCCGGCTACCGCTGGGTCGACGACCCGGCCGGATTCCTGGTGGCCGTCCCGCAGGGCTGGACACGGGCCGAGCACGGCGGGCAGATCGACTACTCGCCCGACGGCGGCGTCCACCTGCTCCGCTTCGGCGTCACCCCGGGCGCGACGCAGTCCTCAGAGCAGCACTTTTTGCAACTGGAGCAGACCGTCGGCCAGTCCCGCGACTACCAGCGGATCACGCTCCAGGCGAACGTCTACCAGGGCCGTGACGGCGCCGTGTGGGAGTTCACCTTCACCGACCAGCGTGGCCCCCGGCACGCGATCGACCAGGCCTTCATCGCCCCGAACGGCACCGAGTACGCGATCTACATGTCCGCGCCGGCGCAGGAGGACTGGACGACCACCCAGCAGCGCTTCAACACCGTCCTGAACACCTTCACGGTGAAGTGA